A single Micromonospora luteifusca DNA region contains:
- a CDS encoding TetR/AcrR family transcriptional regulator produces the protein MTAAGNGAQTAGRPTRLPRSARRKQLLAAAQEVFVAQGYHAAAMDDIAERAGVSKPVLYQHFPGKMDLYLALLDTHCDAIVAKVHDAMRGTIDNKERVGASVRAYFDFVDHESEAFRLVFESDLRNDPAVRQRVERVEQGCIAAITDTIISDTGVSRAHAELLASGLVGAAETAAQFWLAGGRQVPKAEAEALVAALSWRGIASFPLQGESA, from the coding sequence ATGACCGCTGCGGGGAACGGTGCACAGACCGCTGGCCGGCCCACCCGCCTGCCCCGCTCCGCGCGCCGAAAGCAGCTTCTCGCTGCGGCGCAGGAGGTGTTCGTCGCGCAGGGCTACCACGCCGCCGCGATGGACGACATCGCCGAGCGGGCCGGGGTCTCGAAGCCGGTGCTCTATCAACACTTTCCCGGAAAGATGGATCTCTACCTGGCGCTGCTCGACACGCACTGTGACGCCATCGTCGCTAAAGTGCACGACGCGATGCGCGGCACCATCGACAACAAGGAACGGGTCGGCGCCTCGGTGCGGGCCTACTTCGACTTCGTCGATCACGAGAGCGAGGCGTTCCGCCTCGTCTTCGAGTCGGATCTGCGGAACGACCCGGCGGTGCGGCAGCGGGTGGAGCGGGTCGAGCAGGGCTGCATCGCGGCGATCACCGACACCATCATCTCGGACACCGGGGTGAGCCGGGCGCACGCCGAGTTGCTCGCCTCCGGGTTGGTCGGCGCGGCGGAGACGGCCGCGCAGTTCTGGCTGGCCGGTGGCCGACAGGTGCCGAAGGCCGAGGCCGAGGCGTTGGTGGCCGCGCTGTCCTGGCGGGGCATCGCGAGCTTCCCGCTGCAAGGTGAGTCAGCCTGA
- a CDS encoding DUF3107 domain-containing protein, producing MEVKIGVQYAPRELVLDSAQSPAEIEQIVTDAFAGNGGTLSLTDEKGRRVIVPVEKVAYVEIAEASPRSVGFTVR from the coding sequence GTGGAGGTCAAGATCGGCGTGCAGTACGCGCCGCGTGAGCTGGTACTGGACAGCGCTCAGTCGCCGGCCGAGATCGAGCAGATCGTGACCGACGCCTTCGCCGGCAACGGCGGCACGCTCTCCCTGACCGACGAGAAGGGCCGACGGGTCATCGTTCCGGTCGAGAAGGTCGCCTACGTCGAGATCGCCGAGGCGTCGCCCCGGTCGGTCGGTTTCACCGTCCGCTGA
- a CDS encoding DEAD/DEAH box helicase gives MSELTQDLMDGQELAPTAPVRPEAPTFAALGARAETVEALAAAGITRAFAIQEYAIPIALRGVDLIGQAPTGTGKTLGFGVPLLDRVFAPGEGSDGVPQALVVVPTRELGIQVAKDLAAAGRTRGVRVLPIYGGVAYEPQIDALRKGVEILVGTPGRLMDLQKQKHLRLDRVHALVLDEADRMLDLGFLDDVEKILAMLPEDRQTMLFSATMPDPIVTLSRRFLRQPMTIHAGHTAETGPSPQTQQLVYRTHSMNKVEVVARILQAEGRGLTMIFTRTKRAADRVAEDLDFRGFAVAAVHGDLGQGARERALRAFRAGKIDILVATDVAARGLDVTGVTHVINYDCPEDQDTYTHRIGRTGRAGATGVAVTFVDWDDMPRWRIIDKTLGLEMPEPPETYHTSPHLYTDLHISTEVSGTLPTAERTRAGLSAEIEEDLGGTTRSRRGDSGPRGGRRGESRGEGRGEGRGERRGRGDSRRDRSDAGTPAVAEAPVGDAAEEGTRTPRRRRRRRAGDAVVGEPTAVISADAGPAEPAVASDGEPSKPRRRRRRRGGGSDAGTPAEATAD, from the coding sequence ATGAGCGAGCTGACTCAAGATTTGATGGACGGCCAGGAACTGGCCCCCACTGCCCCGGTTCGACCGGAGGCCCCCACGTTCGCCGCACTCGGCGCCCGTGCCGAGACCGTCGAGGCCCTGGCCGCGGCGGGCATCACCCGCGCCTTCGCCATCCAGGAGTACGCAATCCCGATCGCGCTGCGCGGCGTCGACCTGATCGGTCAGGCGCCCACCGGCACCGGCAAGACCCTCGGCTTCGGCGTCCCACTGCTCGACCGGGTCTTCGCGCCGGGCGAGGGCAGCGACGGCGTCCCCCAGGCACTGGTCGTCGTCCCCACCCGTGAGCTGGGCATCCAGGTCGCCAAGGACCTGGCCGCCGCCGGCCGGACGCGAGGCGTCCGGGTGCTGCCGATCTACGGCGGCGTGGCGTACGAGCCGCAGATCGACGCGCTGCGCAAGGGCGTGGAGATCCTGGTCGGCACCCCCGGCCGGCTGATGGACCTGCAGAAGCAGAAGCACCTCCGACTGGACCGGGTGCACGCACTCGTCCTCGACGAGGCCGACCGGATGCTCGACCTGGGCTTCCTCGACGACGTCGAGAAGATCCTGGCAATGCTCCCGGAAGACCGCCAGACGATGCTCTTCTCGGCCACCATGCCGGACCCGATCGTCACCCTGTCGCGGCGTTTCCTGCGTCAGCCGATGACGATCCACGCCGGGCACACCGCCGAGACCGGCCCGTCGCCGCAGACCCAGCAGCTGGTCTACCGCACCCACTCGATGAACAAGGTCGAGGTGGTGGCGCGCATCCTCCAGGCCGAGGGGCGCGGATTGACCATGATCTTCACCCGCACCAAGCGGGCCGCCGACCGGGTTGCCGAGGACCTCGACTTCCGCGGGTTCGCGGTCGCCGCGGTGCACGGTGACCTCGGCCAGGGTGCCCGCGAGCGGGCGCTGCGGGCCTTCCGGGCCGGCAAGATCGACATTCTGGTCGCCACCGACGTGGCGGCCCGAGGGCTGGACGTCACCGGCGTCACCCACGTCATCAACTACGACTGCCCGGAAGACCAGGACACCTACACCCACCGCATCGGCCGTACCGGCCGGGCGGGCGCGACGGGTGTCGCGGTGACCTTCGTCGACTGGGACGACATGCCGCGCTGGCGGATCATCGACAAGACCCTCGGTCTGGAGATGCCCGAGCCGCCGGAGACGTACCACACGTCGCCGCACCTCTACACCGACCTGCACATCTCCACCGAGGTCAGTGGCACGCTGCCTACTGCCGAGCGCACCCGGGCCGGGCTGTCCGCCGAGATCGAAGAGGATCTGGGTGGGACGACCCGCTCCCGTCGGGGCGACAGCGGCCCTCGGGGCGGCCGACGCGGTGAGAGCCGGGGCGAAGGCCGCGGTGAGGGTCGGGGCGAGCGCCGTGGTCGGGGCGACAGCCGTCGTGACCGCTCCGACGCCGGCACGCCGGCCGTCGCCGAGGCGCCCGTCGGCGACGCCGCCGAGGAAGGCACCCGTACCCCGCGCCGCCGGCGTCGCCGCCGGGCCGGCGATGCGGTCGTGGGCGAGCCGACCGCGGTGATCTCCGCCGACGCCGGTCCCGCCGAGCCGGCCGTCGCGTCCGACGGCGAGCCGTCGAAGCCGCGCCGCCGTCGGCGCCGCCGTGGTGGCGGTTCCGACGCGGGTACGCCGGCCGAGGCGACCGCGGACTGA
- a CDS encoding class I SAM-dependent methyltransferase has product MPEPLDAALTEVRALLLDPALTRAVAAGRRRGRHPVVIRAELRPVTLKAGPRLQIATSDGTRPYTRNVALGPETVQAIDELLAEPFGNWHVETTDATLQLRVTKSGEAQVHRAATSRPAATTGGNDRTKEYLLDPGDPIFAEIGGSAAKRRQVDAFLRALAATLPDELTGPLRVVDLGCGNAYLTFAAYRYLTSRGLDVQLIGVDVREDQRRRNTELAQRLGWADQVSFVAGTIADAVVDPAPDLVLALHACDTATDEALARAVRWEARWVLAAPCCHHDLAKQLRAHPAPAPYELLTRQGILRERFADVLTDALRAGLLRVHGYRAEVVEFVDSQHTPRNLLIRARRTGAAATEPQRAEYRELVNQWQVTPRLETLLAAGEQPTDQQPAA; this is encoded by the coding sequence ATGCCGGAACCACTGGACGCCGCCCTGACCGAAGTTCGGGCGTTGCTGCTCGACCCCGCGCTGACCCGAGCGGTCGCCGCCGGACGACGCCGTGGGCGCCATCCCGTGGTGATTCGGGCCGAACTGCGGCCGGTGACGCTCAAGGCCGGCCCGCGGCTGCAGATCGCCACCTCCGACGGCACGCGCCCGTACACCCGCAATGTCGCCCTCGGTCCGGAGACGGTCCAGGCCATCGACGAGCTACTGGCCGAACCGTTCGGCAACTGGCACGTCGAGACGACCGACGCGACGCTGCAACTGCGGGTGACCAAATCCGGCGAGGCGCAGGTGCACCGTGCCGCGACGTCCCGCCCGGCGGCTACGACGGGTGGGAATGACCGGACGAAGGAATACCTGCTCGACCCGGGTGACCCGATCTTCGCCGAGATCGGCGGCTCGGCGGCCAAACGCCGGCAGGTGGACGCGTTCCTGCGTGCCCTGGCCGCGACCCTGCCCGACGAGCTGACCGGTCCGCTGCGGGTGGTCGATCTGGGTTGCGGCAACGCGTACCTGACGTTCGCCGCGTACCGCTATCTGACGAGTCGCGGGCTCGACGTCCAGCTGATCGGTGTGGACGTCCGGGAGGACCAGCGGCGGCGCAACACCGAGCTGGCGCAGCGGCTGGGCTGGGCCGACCAGGTCAGTTTCGTGGCCGGCACGATCGCCGACGCTGTCGTCGACCCCGCCCCCGACCTGGTGCTGGCACTGCACGCCTGCGACACCGCCACCGACGAGGCGCTGGCCCGCGCGGTGCGCTGGGAGGCCCGCTGGGTGCTGGCCGCGCCGTGTTGCCACCACGACCTGGCGAAGCAGCTCCGCGCTCACCCCGCCCCGGCCCCGTACGAGCTGCTGACCCGGCAGGGCATCCTGCGCGAGCGCTTCGCCGACGTGCTCACCGATGCGCTGCGGGCCGGGCTGCTGCGGGTGCACGGATATCGGGCCGAGGTGGTGGAGTTCGTGGACTCCCAGCACACGCCACGTAACCTGCTGATCCGCGCCCGCCGTACCGGCGCGGCGGCAACCGAGCCGCAGCGCGCGGAGTATCGCGAGCTGGTAAACCAGTGGCAGGTCACACCCCGGTTGGAGACGCTGCTGGCCGCCGGCGAGCAGCCGACCGACCAGCAGCCGGCGGCCTAG
- a CDS encoding helix-turn-helix domain-containing protein: MGSADTSPQMAFARFVRRAIDDARDERGWTVTDLAAHTGVGRSTVFRWLAGDWQDYPELAKVRGFCAALDLPVAAAFRALGLPDAGPAPRRRHDDGPVEADVRAILDRLADPTVPAEEKHHIRDLLRYLARRPIRRAG, from the coding sequence ATGGGATCCGCCGACACATCACCGCAGATGGCCTTCGCCCGCTTCGTTCGGCGCGCCATCGACGATGCTCGCGACGAACGTGGCTGGACCGTGACCGATCTCGCCGCACACACGGGCGTGGGCCGCTCCACCGTGTTTCGCTGGCTGGCCGGTGACTGGCAGGACTATCCCGAGTTGGCCAAGGTGCGCGGCTTCTGCGCCGCACTGGACCTGCCGGTCGCTGCCGCGTTCCGCGCGCTCGGGCTGCCCGACGCCGGCCCCGCGCCCCGCCGACGCCATGACGACGGCCCGGTCGAGGCGGACGTCCGCGCCATCCTGGATCGGCTGGCCGACCCGACGGTCCCCGCCGAGGAGAAGCACCACATCCGCGATCTGCTCCGCTACCTGGCCCGCCGCCCCATCCGCCGCGCCGGCTGA
- a CDS encoding RecQ family ATP-dependent DNA helicase, protein MSHDRAAVRERAEAVLRRLAGDHARLREDQWRAIEALVVDRRRVLCVQRTGWGKSAVYFVATALLRERGEHGPTVIVSPLLALMRNQVEAAARAGIRARTINSANLDEWDEITAEIQTGAVDVLLISPERLNNPDFRDGVLPKLAATTGLLVVDEAHCVSDWGHDFRPDYRRLRTFLAELPERTPVLATTATANARVTQDVAEQLGDALILRGTLDRESLRLGVLDLPSPAHRLAWLADHLDQLPGSGIVYTLTVAAAGETAEFLRSRGYPVASYTGQVEDADRRAAEQDLLDNKIKALVATSALGMGFDKPDLGFVVHLGAPPSPIAYYQQVGRAGRAVEHAEVLLLPGAEDAAIWRYFASLAFPPEQQVRAVLAALHTDRPLSTQALEPLVDLRRARLELMLKVLDVDGAVRRVRGGWLATGEPWVYDDARLRRVAEARTVEQQAMREYATTTDCRMRYLRERLDDTGATDCGRCDRCADPLFSGDVSTAALAAAQTFLGRPGVEIAPKKLWPTGLDAVGVPLKGRIAPGEQALPGRAVGRLSDLGWGGRLRDLVGPEAPDAPLPDDVAGAVVEVLKAWAHGDDPWPRRPVAVVAVGSRRRPRLVGSLAERIAAVGRLPILGEVTPAGPGGPGGPRGNSAQRVRALHDTFTVPADLADALAGLDGPVLLVDDLIDSGWTMTLVARALRRAGAPDVLPLALAVAG, encoded by the coding sequence ATGAGCCACGATCGAGCAGCGGTACGGGAGCGGGCCGAGGCGGTGCTGCGCCGGCTGGCCGGCGATCACGCCCGGCTGCGGGAGGATCAGTGGCGGGCAATCGAGGCACTGGTCGTCGACCGGCGCCGGGTGCTCTGCGTGCAACGGACCGGTTGGGGCAAGTCGGCTGTCTACTTCGTGGCCACCGCCCTGCTGCGCGAGCGCGGCGAGCACGGCCCGACCGTCATCGTTTCGCCGCTGTTGGCGCTGATGCGCAACCAGGTCGAGGCGGCTGCCCGGGCCGGCATCCGGGCTCGCACGATCAACTCGGCGAACCTCGACGAGTGGGACGAGATCACCGCCGAGATCCAGACCGGTGCGGTGGACGTGCTGCTGATCAGCCCGGAGCGGCTCAACAACCCGGACTTCCGCGACGGTGTGCTGCCGAAGCTGGCCGCGACCACCGGGCTGCTGGTCGTCGACGAGGCGCACTGCGTCTCCGACTGGGGGCACGACTTCCGGCCCGACTACCGACGCCTGCGGACGTTCCTCGCCGAGCTGCCCGAGCGCACCCCCGTGCTGGCGACCACCGCCACCGCGAACGCCCGGGTCACCCAGGACGTCGCGGAGCAGTTGGGCGACGCTCTCATCCTGCGCGGCACCCTGGACCGCGAGTCGCTGCGCCTCGGCGTGCTCGACCTGCCCAGCCCGGCGCACCGGCTGGCCTGGCTCGCCGACCACCTCGACCAGCTGCCCGGCTCGGGCATCGTCTACACGCTGACCGTGGCGGCAGCGGGGGAGACGGCCGAGTTCCTGCGCTCCCGGGGCTACCCGGTGGCCTCGTACACCGGTCAGGTCGAGGACGCCGACCGGCGAGCCGCCGAGCAGGACCTGCTCGACAACAAGATCAAGGCGTTGGTCGCCACCAGCGCCCTCGGCATGGGCTTCGACAAGCCTGACCTGGGCTTCGTCGTTCACCTCGGCGCGCCGCCCTCGCCGATCGCGTACTACCAGCAGGTCGGCCGCGCCGGCCGTGCAGTCGAGCACGCGGAGGTGCTGCTGCTGCCCGGGGCGGAGGACGCGGCGATCTGGCGCTACTTCGCCTCGCTGGCGTTCCCGCCGGAGCAGCAGGTGCGTGCCGTGCTGGCCGCCCTGCACACCGACCGCCCGCTCAGCACCCAGGCCCTCGAACCTCTCGTCGACCTGCGCCGGGCCCGGTTAGAGCTGATGCTCAAGGTGCTCGACGTGGACGGCGCGGTCCGCCGGGTGCGCGGTGGTTGGCTCGCCACCGGTGAGCCCTGGGTCTACGACGATGCCCGGTTGCGGCGCGTCGCCGAGGCACGCACCGTCGAGCAACAGGCCATGCGGGAGTACGCGACCACGACCGACTGCCGGATGCGGTATCTACGGGAACGCCTGGACGACACCGGGGCAACCGACTGCGGCCGGTGCGACAGGTGCGCCGACCCACTCTTCTCCGGAGACGTGTCGACGGCCGCGCTCGCCGCCGCGCAGACCTTCCTGGGCCGCCCCGGCGTGGAGATCGCGCCGAAGAAGCTCTGGCCGACCGGGCTCGACGCGGTGGGCGTACCCCTCAAGGGCCGGATCGCCCCCGGGGAGCAGGCACTGCCGGGCCGGGCCGTCGGGCGCCTCTCCGACCTGGGCTGGGGTGGTCGGCTGCGCGATCTCGTCGGCCCGGAGGCGCCAGACGCACCGCTGCCCGACGACGTCGCCGGTGCGGTGGTGGAGGTGCTGAAGGCGTGGGCGCACGGTGACGACCCGTGGCCGCGCCGGCCGGTGGCGGTCGTCGCGGTCGGCTCGCGGCGACGGCCCCGGCTGGTCGGGTCGCTCGCCGAGCGGATCGCCGCCGTGGGCCGGTTGCCGATTCTCGGCGAGGTCACCCCGGCCGGTCCGGGCGGCCCCGGCGGGCCGCGCGGCAACAGCGCCCAACGGGTACGCGCGCTGCACGACACCTTCACCGTCCCAGCCGACCTGGCCGACGCACTCGCCGGACTGGACGGTCCGGTGCTGCTCGTCGACGACCTGATCGACTCGGGCTGGACGATGACGCTGGTAGCCCGGGCACTGCGCCGGGCCGGCGCACCCGACGTGCTCCCACTCGCCCTCGCGGTGGCCGGCTGA
- a CDS encoding AfsR/SARP family transcriptional regulator: MSGTLRFEILGPQRAWYADREIDLGPGKQRAVLAVLLLSTGRPVATGQIVEAVWPDDPPANGPNVVQKYVAGLRRVLEPDRSPRTPGQVLSLTDAGYLLRVDPEVVDAVRFDRGVQAARQRHASGRTEQALAELTAALDLWRGEPFTGFSGGVFEAARHRLVELRAVALETRAELQLDSGRHRELVGELVELVAEFPVRERLRHQYMLALYRSGRQAEALAAYRDIDSLLREEYGIGPGEALRELHGRILRADPTLTAGVPETGWPASASAARQAVSRVPLVPAQPSAASPPAAPTPDPTVPPPAAPAASDHASPPPPQAAAPPLHAPPPPPQAAAPPLHAPPPPPQAAVPPYADLPSPRYPALDGLPAGPPSPFGVDQPRRERHPLPTWVSTTATVAGTLLPLLSFGTLTWLVMLAYAVRRRSGRLGLAALGYLVTATVLVFMMATDDLETEDSAAEAFFWLGVLSLCWLVGAAHVVLLNRWVWGRFTGRRLVAQAREEELRVRRQQARNLLHRYPSARYEFAIGRPDLARAFDDGGLIDVNAVPDQVLATLPGLTEAQRRQVAMDRWVRGPYASMEELAARCPLPLATIDALRGVLLFLPPPAPPAARPAAMEAGPAEPR, translated from the coding sequence ATGTCAGGAACGCTGCGTTTCGAGATTCTCGGGCCTCAGCGGGCCTGGTACGCCGACCGTGAGATCGACCTCGGTCCCGGCAAGCAGCGTGCGGTGTTGGCCGTGCTGCTGCTCTCCACGGGCCGTCCGGTGGCCACCGGGCAGATCGTCGAGGCGGTCTGGCCGGACGATCCGCCCGCGAACGGCCCCAACGTGGTGCAGAAGTACGTCGCCGGGTTGCGCCGGGTGTTGGAGCCGGACCGCTCGCCGCGTACGCCGGGGCAGGTGTTGAGCCTGACCGATGCCGGCTACCTGCTGCGGGTGGACCCCGAGGTGGTGGACGCGGTCCGTTTCGACCGGGGTGTCCAGGCTGCCCGGCAGCGGCACGCGTCCGGCCGTACGGAGCAGGCGCTGGCCGAGCTGACCGCCGCCCTGGACCTGTGGCGCGGAGAGCCGTTCACCGGCTTCTCCGGGGGAGTGTTCGAGGCCGCCCGGCACCGCCTGGTGGAGTTGCGGGCCGTCGCCCTGGAGACTCGCGCGGAGCTGCAACTGGACAGCGGGCGGCACCGCGAGCTGGTCGGCGAGTTGGTCGAGTTGGTGGCCGAGTTCCCGGTCCGGGAGCGGCTGCGCCACCAGTACATGCTGGCGCTGTACCGCAGCGGACGGCAGGCCGAGGCGTTGGCCGCGTACCGGGACATCGACAGCCTGCTCCGGGAGGAATACGGCATCGGGCCCGGCGAGGCGCTCCGCGAGTTGCACGGGCGGATCCTGCGCGCCGACCCGACCCTCACCGCCGGTGTCCCGGAAACGGGATGGCCCGCTTCGGCTTCCGCCGCGCGGCAGGCGGTGAGCAGGGTGCCCCTGGTGCCGGCGCAACCGTCCGCCGCTTCACCTCCGGCTGCCCCGACCCCCGACCCGACCGTCCCACCCCCCGCTGCACCAGCCGCCTCGGACCACGCGTCGCCCCCGCCGCCCCAGGCCGCCGCCCCGCCGCTTCACGCGCCGCCCCCGCCGCCCCAGGCCGCCGCCCCGCCGCTTCACGCGCCGCCCCCGCCGCCCCAGGCGGCCGTCCCGCCGTACGCGGATCTCCCCTCGCCGCGGTACCCCGCGTTGGACGGTCTGCCCGCCGGTCCGCCTTCCCCGTTCGGGGTCGACCAGCCGCGCCGGGAGCGGCACCCGCTGCCGACGTGGGTGAGCACCACGGCCACCGTCGCCGGCACCCTCCTGCCGCTGCTGTCGTTCGGCACGCTGACCTGGCTGGTGATGCTGGCGTACGCGGTGCGGCGGCGCAGTGGGCGGCTCGGCCTTGCGGCCCTCGGCTATCTCGTCACCGCGACGGTGCTGGTCTTCATGATGGCCACCGACGATCTCGAGACGGAGGACTCGGCGGCCGAGGCGTTCTTCTGGCTCGGCGTGCTCAGTCTCTGCTGGCTGGTGGGCGCCGCGCACGTGGTCCTGCTCAACCGATGGGTCTGGGGGCGCTTCACCGGGCGGCGGCTCGTGGCCCAGGCGCGCGAAGAGGAGCTCCGGGTGCGCCGCCAGCAGGCGCGGAACCTGCTGCACCGCTACCCATCGGCGCGTTACGAGTTCGCGATCGGCCGACCGGATCTGGCCCGCGCCTTCGATGACGGTGGGCTCATCGACGTCAACGCCGTACCCGACCAGGTGCTCGCCACACTGCCCGGGCTCACCGAAGCGCAACGCCGGCAGGTGGCGATGGACCGGTGGGTACGCGGCCCGTACGCGTCGATGGAGGAATTGGCCGCGCGCTGCCCGTTGCCGCTCGCGACTATCGATGCGCTCCGCGGCGTCCTGCTCTTCCTACCGCCGCCCGCCCCGCCCGCCGCCCGCCCCGCCGCGATGGAGGCGGGGCCAGCCGAGCCCCGCTGA
- a CDS encoding SDR family NAD(P)-dependent oxidoreductase translates to MDSRVAVVSGGGTGIGAAVARVLASDGYDVLIVGRRADVLTDAAARISFDCGRADAVTAVTADLTESPQLDRVLAAVDGRTVDVVVNNAGGYLGGDTGTLAGVAAHWRANLDANVLTAVLLTEALRPALRRPGGRVILVSSIAAQRGGAGAYSAAKAALHGWAYDLAAQLGPEQITVNVVSPGYVAETEFFGDRMTAEGHAKRVAATLVGRAGLPDDIAEAVRYLASPAAGYVTGQVLGVNGGSVLGR, encoded by the coding sequence ATGGACTCGCGGGTTGCGGTTGTCAGTGGGGGCGGGACCGGGATTGGTGCGGCCGTCGCGCGGGTGCTCGCTTCGGACGGGTACGACGTTCTGATCGTCGGGCGGCGGGCGGACGTGTTGACGGATGCCGCCGCACGCATCTCCTTCGACTGCGGTCGGGCCGACGCCGTCACCGCCGTCACCGCTGACCTGACCGAGTCGCCGCAGCTCGACCGCGTACTCGCCGCGGTCGACGGCCGGACGGTCGACGTGGTGGTCAACAACGCCGGTGGCTATCTGGGCGGAGACACCGGCACGCTGGCCGGGGTCGCCGCGCACTGGCGGGCCAACCTGGACGCCAACGTGCTCACCGCCGTGCTGCTCACCGAGGCGCTTCGGCCCGCCCTGCGCCGCCCGGGCGGCCGGGTGATCCTGGTCAGCTCGATCGCCGCCCAGCGCGGCGGCGCTGGGGCGTACTCGGCGGCGAAGGCCGCCCTGCACGGCTGGGCGTACGACCTGGCCGCACAGCTCGGCCCGGAACAGATCACGGTCAATGTGGTGAGCCCCGGCTATGTCGCGGAAACCGAGTTCTTCGGTGACCGGATGACCGCCGAGGGGCACGCGAAGCGGGTGGCCGCGACCCTGGTCGGGCGGGCCGGGCTGCCGGACGACATCGCCGAGGCCGTCCGCTATCTCGCCAGCCCGGCTGCCGGCTACGTCACCGGCCAGGTCCTCGGTGTCAACGGAGGCTCGGTCCTCGGCCGCTGA
- a CDS encoding branched-chain amino acid ABC transporter permease, with product MTNSTLDAPPARVPAELTPQRGRWQRLRPFLPLVALVVLVILPYSTISLPGIFEGPVNSPGTLQLLAICLIFGGLAAGYDLLFGRTGMLSFGHALYFAAGVYGTDVLVTRAGLPLWQAALLTITGGTILAALLGAVALRTVGIAFAMVTLAFAQVGAILVARDFGGLTGGEEGLPLDVSGLPAGLVGVTNTVNLYWLALAYLTLVVFVVHRVSGSPTGRVLAGLRDDERRIGVLGLDPYRYKLVAFTLAGGLASTGGVVYVLIVGGASPHITSSELTLSLLVMVVLGGPGTRWGPVLGGVLYMYLDHRLTAFGTSDAVDNLPAVLSRPLSQPLFVLGTVFILAVYFFPGGLTSLAPRLSHLTRALRPQRTPPG from the coding sequence ATGACGAACTCCACCCTCGACGCGCCTCCCGCGCGGGTACCCGCCGAGCTGACCCCGCAACGGGGACGGTGGCAGCGTTTGCGCCCGTTCCTGCCGCTGGTCGCGCTGGTCGTCCTCGTGATCCTGCCGTACTCGACGATCTCCCTGCCGGGGATCTTCGAGGGGCCGGTCAACTCGCCCGGCACCCTGCAACTACTCGCCATCTGCCTGATCTTCGGCGGGCTGGCCGCCGGGTACGACCTGCTCTTCGGCCGGACCGGCATGCTCTCCTTCGGGCACGCGCTCTACTTCGCGGCCGGCGTGTACGGCACCGACGTCCTGGTCACCCGGGCCGGCCTCCCGCTGTGGCAGGCGGCGCTGTTGACCATCACCGGCGGCACGATCCTCGCCGCGCTGCTCGGTGCGGTGGCGCTGCGTACCGTGGGCATCGCCTTCGCCATGGTCACGCTGGCCTTCGCGCAGGTGGGGGCGATCCTGGTCGCACGCGACTTCGGTGGGCTCACCGGTGGCGAGGAGGGCCTGCCGCTGGACGTGTCCGGGTTGCCCGCCGGGCTGGTGGGGGTGACGAACACGGTCAACCTGTACTGGCTGGCGCTGGCGTACCTGACGCTTGTGGTCTTCGTGGTGCACCGGGTGAGCGGGTCACCGACCGGTCGGGTGCTCGCCGGGCTGCGCGACGACGAGCGGCGGATCGGTGTCCTCGGGTTGGACCCCTACCGCTACAAGCTGGTGGCGTTCACCCTGGCCGGCGGGCTGGCGTCGACGGGCGGGGTGGTCTATGTCCTGATCGTCGGCGGGGCGTCGCCGCACATCACCTCGTCCGAGCTGACCCTGTCGCTGCTGGTGATGGTGGTGCTCGGCGGGCCGGGCACCCGGTGGGGGCCGGTGCTCGGCGGTGTCCTCTACATGTACCTGGACCATCGGCTCACCGCCTTCGGCACCTCCGACGCGGTCGACAACCTGCCGGCGGTCCTGAGCCGTCCACTGAGCCAGCCGCTGTTCGTCCTGGGCACGGTCTTCATCCTGGCGGTCTATTTCTTCCCAGGAGGCCTGACCAGCCTCGCCCCCCGCCTGTCCCACCTGACCCGCGCCCTCCGCCCCCAACGCACCCCCCCAGGCTGA